The following proteins are encoded in a genomic region of Rattus rattus isolate New Zealand chromosome 2, Rrattus_CSIRO_v1, whole genome shotgun sequence:
- the Pcnx3 gene encoding pecanex-like protein 3 isoform X1, with product MGSQVLQILRQGVWASLTGGWFFDPHQSTFSNCFHLYVWIFLLIFPFLLYMVLPPSLMVAGVYCLVVAVIFATIKTVNYRLHAMFDQGEIVEKRNSTMGEQEEEAVQGESSLPRDPGVEMTVFRKVSSTPPVRCSSQHSVFGFNQVSELLPRMEDSGPLRDIKELVREQGSNNVIVTSADREMLKLSSQENLIGDLPQTPPGVVPDPSLPSTDSSERSPMAGDAVPWGGSSVADTPMSPLLKGSLSQELSKSFLTLTRPDRALVRTSSRREQCRGTGGYQPLDRRGSGDPLPQKAGSSDSCFSGTDRETLSSFRSEKTNSTHLDSPPGGHAPEGSDTDPPSEAELPASPDAGVPSDDTLRSFDTVIGAGTPPGQTEPLLVVRPKDLALLRPNKRRPPMRGHSPPGRTPRRPLLEGSGFFEDEDTSEGSELSPASSLRSQRRYSTDSSSSTSCYSPESSQGAAGGPRKRRAPHGAEEGTAVPPKRPYGTQRTPSTASAKTHARVLSMDGAGGDVLRAPLAGSKAELEAQPGMELAAGEPAMLPPEARRGPAANQPGWRGELQEEGAVGGAPEETGQRECTSNVRRAQAIRRRHNAGSNPTPPASVMGSPPSSLQEAQRGRAASHSRALTLPSALHFASSLLLTRAGPNVHEASNFDDTSEGAVHYFYDESGVRRSYTFGLAGGGYENPVSQPGEQAANGAWDRHSHSSSFHSADVPEATGGLNLLQPRPVVLQGMQVRRVPLEIPEFDLLDQDSLHESQEQTLMEEAPPRAQHSYKYWFLPGRWTSVRYERLALLALLDRTRGIMENIFGVGLSSLVAFLGYLLLLKGFFTDIWVFQFCLVIASCQYSLLKSVQPDAASPMHGHNWVIAYSRPVYFCICCLLIWLLDALGTAQPFPPVSLYGLTLFSASFFFCARDVATVFTLCFPFVFLLGLLPQVNTCLMYLLEQIDMHGFGGTAATSPLTAVFSLTRSLLAAALLYGFCLGAIKTPWPEQHVPVLFSVFCGLLMALSYHLSRQSSDPTVLWSLVRSKLFPELEERSLETARAEPPDPLPEKMRQSVREVLHSDLVMCVVIAVLTFAISASTVFIALKSVLGFVLYALAGAVGFFTHYLLPQLRKQLPWFCLSQPVLKPLEYSQYEVRGAAQVMWFEKLYAGLQCVEKYLIYPAVVLNALTVDAHTVVNHPDKFCLYCRALLMTVAGLKLLRSAFCCPPQQYLTLAFTVLLFHFDYPRLSQGFLLDYFLMSLLCSKLWDLLYKLRFVLTYIAPWQITWGSAFHAFAQPFAVPHSAMLFLQALLSGLFSTPLNPLLGSAVFIMSYARPLKFWERDYNTKRVDHSNTRLVTQLDRNPGADDNNLNSIFYEHLTRSLQHTLCGDLVLGRWGNYGPGDCFVLASDYLNALVHLIEVGNGLVTFQLRGLEFRGTYCQQREVEAITEGVEEDEGCCCCEPGHLPRVLSFNAAFGQRWLAWEVTASKYVLEGYSISDNNAASMLQVFDLRKILVTYYVKSIIYYVSRSPKLETWLNHEGIAAALRPVRALGYADSDPTFSLSVDEDYDLRLSGLSLPSFCAVHLEWIQYCASRRSQPVDQDWNSPLVTLCFGLCVLGRRALGTASHSMSASLEPFLYGLHALFKGDFRITSPRDEWVFADMDLLHRVVAPGVRMALKLHQDHFTSPDEYEEPAALYDAIAANEERLVISHEGDPAWRSAILSNTPSLLALRHVMDDASDEYKIIMLNRRHLSFRVIKVNRECVRGLWAGQQQELVFLRNRNPERGSIQNAKQALRNMINSSCDQPLGYPIYVSPLTTSLAGSHPQLRALWGGPVSLSAIARWLLRSWERLHKGCGAGCNSGGNVDDSDCAGGGGLTSLSSNPPLAHPTPENTAGSSEQPLPPGPSWGPRPSLSGSGDGRPPPLLQWPPPRLPGPPPASPAPTEGPRPSRPPGPGLLNSEGPSGKWSLGGRKGLGGPDGEPASGSPKGGTPKSQAPLDLSLSPDVSSEASPARTTQDIPCLDSSVPESCTPSGAPGDWPVPVEERESPAAQPLLEHQY from the exons ATGGGGTCTCAGGTGTTGCAGATCCTGCGCCAGGGTGTGTGGGCCTCGCTCACTGGCGGTTGGTTTTTCGATCCGCATCAGAGCACCTTCTCCAACTGCTTCCATCTCTATGTCTGGATCTTCTTGCTCATCTTTCCCTTCTTGCTGTACATG GTCCTGCCCCCCAGCCTGATGGTGGCTGGAGTGTACTGCCTGGTGGTAGCTGTCATCTTTGCTACCATCAAGACTGTGAACTATCGCCTGCATGCCATGTTCGACCAGGGCGAGATTGTGGAGAAACGCAACTCTACCATgggggagcaggaagaagaggctgTCCAGGGGGAGAGCAGTCTTCCCAG AGACCCTGGTGTAGAGATGACAGTGTTCCGGAAAGTGAGTTCCACACCCCCTGTACGCTGCAGTTCCCAGCATTCTGTTTTTGGCTTCAACCAGGTTTCG GAATTGCTGCCCCGGATGGAGGATTCTGGGCCCCTCAGAG ACATCAAGGAGCTGGTACGGGAGCAGGGCAGCAACAACGTGATTGTGACCTCTGCCGATCGGGAGATGCTGAAGCTCAGCTCTCAGGAGAACCTGA tTGGAGACCTTCCCCAGACACCCCCCGGGGTTGTCCCAGACCCCTCTCTCCCCAGTACAGATTCCTCTGAGCGTTCTCCCATGGCTGGAGATGCTGTTCCCTGGGGTGGGAGCAGTGTGGCTGACACTCCCATGAGCCCCTTACTGAAAGGGAGCCTCAGCCAGGAGCTAAGCAAGAGCTTTCTGACCCTGACCCGCCCTGACCGGGCCCTAGTGAGGACCAGTAGTCGGCGGGAACAATGTCGGGGAACTGGAGGCTACCAGCCCCTGGACCGGAGGGGCTCAGGTGACCCCCTGCCCCAGAAAGCTGGATCTTCAGATTCCTGCTTCAGTGGTACTGACAGGGAGACTCTCAGCAGCTTCAGGAGTGAGAAGACCAACTCTACCCATCTGGACAGTCCCCCTGGTGGGCATGCCCCTGAGGGCAGCGACACAGACCCTCCTTCTGAGGCTGAGCTCCCTGCCTCTCCAGATGCTGGGGTCCCCTCAGATGATACACTTCGTTCCTTTGACACAGTCATTGGGGCAGGGACACCACCGGGCCAAACTGAGCCGCTCCTGGTCGTGCGGCCCAAGGACTTGGCTCTGCTTCGGCCTAACAAACGGCGGCCCCCCATGCGAGGACACTCCCCACCTGGTCGTACCCCAAGACGGCCCTTGCTGGAGGGCTCAGGCTTCTTTGAAGATGAAGATACCAGTGAAGGTAGTGAGCTGAGCCCAGCATCCAGTCTCCGGTCTCAGCGCCGCTATAGCACCGATAGCTCCTCATCTACTTCTTGCTActcccctgagagctcccagggtgCAGCAGGGGGTCCTCGGAAGCGGCGGGCCCCTCATGGGGCTGAAGAAGGAACCGCTGTGCCCCCTAAGAGACCCTATGGGACCCAGCGGACGCCCAGTACTGCCAGTGCCAAAACTCATGCACGTGTGTTGAGCATGGATGGGGCAGGGGGTGATGTCTTAAGGGCTCCCCTGGCTGGCTCCAAGGCCGAACTGGAGGCCCAGCCAGGAATGGAGCTGGCTGCCGGTGAGCCTGCTATGCTGCCTCCTGAAGCCCGTAGGGGACCTGCTGCCAACCAGCCTGGCTGGCGGGGGGAACTGCAGGAGGAAGGTGCTGTGGGGGGAG CACCTGAGGAAACAGGTCAGCGGGAGTGCACAAGCAATGTGAGGAGGGCTCAAGCCATCCGGAGACGACACAATGCAGGCAGCAACCCTACGCCGCCAGCCTCTGTCATGGGCTCACCACCTAG CAGCCTACAGGAGGCTCAGCGGGGCCGGGCTGCTTCCCACTCCCGGGCACTgactctgccctctgctctgcaCTTTGCCTCTTCCCTGTTGCTCACCCGAGCTGGCCCCAACGTACATGAAGCCAGCAACTTTGATGACACCTCTGAGGGTGCTGTGCACTATTTCTACGATGAGAGCG GTGTACGGCGGTCATATACCTTTGGCCTAGCTGGAGGTGGCTATGAGAACCCTGTGAGTCAGCCAGGGGAGCAGGCAGCCAATGGAGCCTG GGACCGCCACTCACATTCTTCCAGCTTCCACTCAGCTGATGTGCCTGAAGCCACAGGAGGCCTGAACCTATTGCAACCAAGGCCAGTGGTTCTTCAGGGTATGCAGGTGCGCAGGGTGCCCCTGGAGATCCCAGAG TTTGACCTGCTGGACCAGGACTCCCTGCACGAATCCCAGGAGCAGACATTGATGGAAGAGGCACCACCCCGGGCCCAGCACAGCTACAAGTACTGGTTTCTTCCTGGCCGTTGGACCTCTGTGCGCTATGAGCGGCtggccctgctggctctgttggACCG GACACGAGGGATAATGGAGAACATTTTCGGTGTTGGATTGAGTAGCCTGGTTGCCTTCCTGGGATACCTGTTGCTGCTCAAGGGCTTCTTCACTGACATCTGGGTCTTCCAGTTCTGTCTGGTCATCGCCTCCTGTCAGTACTCCCTGCTCAAG AGCGTGCAGCCTGATGCAGCATCTCCCATGCAT GGCCACAACTGGGTGATTGCGTACAGCCGGCCTGTCTACTTCTGTATCTGCTGTCTACTCATCTGGCTGTTGGATGCCCTGGGGACCGCCCAGCCCTTCCCACCCGTCTCCCTGTATGGCCTCACgctcttctctgcctctttcttcttctgcgCCCGAGATGTGGCCACTG TGTTCACCTTATGCTTCCCCTTCGTCTTCCTCCTGGGCCTCCTGCCCCAGGTCAACACCTGCCTCATGTACCTCCTGGAGCAGATAGATATGCACGGCTTTGGGGGCACAG CTGCCACCAGCCCGCTCACTGCGGTCTTCAGCCTTACCCGAAGCCTGCTGGCCGCTGCCCTGCTTTATGGCTTCTGCCTTGGTGCCATCAAG ACACCTTGGCCAGAGCAGCACGTCCCTGTCCTCTTCTCAGTCTTCTGTGGCCTCCTGATGGCACTGTCCTACCATCTGAGCCGGCAGAGCAGTGACCCCACCGTTCTCTG GTCTCTCGTTCGGAGTAAGCTCTTCCCTGAGCTAGAGGAGCGGAGCCTAGAGACAGCCCGTGCGGAACCCCCAGACCCACTGCCAGAGAAGATGCGCCAGTCAGTG CGTGAAGTCTTACACTCCGACCTGGTGATGTGTGTGGTGATTGCTGTTCTCACCTTTGCCATCAGTGCCAGCACCGTCTTCATTGCCCTGAAG TCAGTTCTGGGCTTCGTGTTGTATGCACTGGCAGGAGCTGTGGGCTTCTTCACACACTACCTGCTGCCGCAGCTCCGCAAACAGCTCCCCTGGTTCTGCCTCTCGCAGCCTGTGCTGAAGCCACTGGAGTACAGCCAGTACGAAGTGCGAG GTGCTGCTCAGGTGATGTGGTTTGAGAAGCTCTATGCTGGCCTGCAGTGTGTTGAGAAGTACCTCATCTACCCTGCCGTGGTTCTCAACGCTCTCACAGTGGATGCCCACACAGTTGTCAACCACCCAGACAAATTCTGCCTCTA ctgccGGGCCTTGCTGATGACTGTGGCAGGACTGAAGCTGCTGCGCTCGGCCTTCTGTTGCCCTCCCCAGCAGTACCTGACTTTGGCCTTCACCGTCCTGCTCTTCCACTTCGACTACCCGAGGCTCTCACAGGGCTTCCTGCTTGACTACTTCCTCATGTCGCTGCTCTGCAGCAAG CTTTGGGACCTGCTGTACAAGCTTCGTTTTGTGCTGACCTACATTGCACCATGGCAGATCACCTGGGGCTCCGCCTTCCATGCCTTTGCCCAGCCCTTCGCTGTACCAc ACTCAGCTATGCTGTTCCTCCAGGCCCTGCTCTCAGGGCTCTTCTCAACACCACTCAACCCCCTGCTGGGCAGTGCAGTCTTCATCATGTCCTACGCAAGGCCCCTCAAGTTCTGGGAGAGGGACTACAA CACTAAACGTGTGGATCATTCCAACACTCGCCTCGTGACACAACTGGACAGGAACCCAG GCGCTGATGACAACAACCTCAACTCTATCTTCTATGAGCACTTGACACGCTCGCTGCAGCATACATTGTGTGGGGATCTGGTGCTGGGCCGCTGGGGCAATTATGGCCCTGGAGACTGCTTTGTCCTGGCCTCTGACTACCTCAACGCACTAGTGCACCTCATCGAGGTTGGCAATGGCCTCGTCACCTTCCAGCTTCGTGGCCTTGAGTTCCGGG GCACATACTGCCAGCAGCGTGAGGTGGAGGCCATCACGGAAGGTGTGGAGGAAGATGAGGGCTGCTGTTGCTGTGAGCCTGGTCACCTGCCCCGGGTCCTGTCCTTCAATGCTGCCTTTGGGCAGCGCTGGCTGGCCTGGGAGGTGACAGCCAGCAAGTATGTGCTGGAAGGCTACAGCATCAGTGACAACAACGCAGCCTCCATGCTGCAGGTGTTTGACCTCCGCAAGATCCTCGTCACCTACTATGTCAAG agcATCATCTACTATGTGAGCCGCTCTCCAAAGCTAGAGACATGGCTGAACCATGAGGGCATCGCCGCTGCTCTACGGCCTGTGCGAGCCCTTGGTTATGCGGACTCTGACCCTACCTTCTCACTGAGTGTTGATGAAGACTATGACCTTCGACTGTCTGGCCTCTCGCTGCCATCCTTCTGCGCTGTTCACCTTGAGTGGATCCAGTACTGTGCCTCTCGGCGCAGCCAG CCCGTGGACCAGGACTGGAATTCACCATTGGTCACACTATGTTTTGGCCTGTGTGTGCTGGGTCGCCGGGCCCTGGGAACAGCCTCACACAGTATGTCTGCCAG CCTGGAGCCCTTCCTCTATGGCCTGCATGCCCTGTTCAAGGGGGACTTCCGCATCACCTCCCCTCGTGATGAGTGGGTCTTTGCGGACATGGACCTGCTTCACCGAGTGGTGGCCCCTGGGGTTCGCATGGCCCTCAAGCTTCACCAG GATCATTTCACATCTCCTGATGAGTATGAGGAACCAGCAGCCCTGTATGATGCCATTGCAGCCAATGAGGAACGACTAGTCATCTCACATGAGGGGGACCCTGCCTGGCGCAGCGCCATCCTTAGCAACACACCTTCCCTGCTGGCACTGCGCCATGTCATGGACGATGCTTCTGATGAGTACAAGATCATCATGCTCAACCGGCGCCACCTCAGCTTCCGAGTCATCAAG GTAAACCGAGAGTGCGTGCGTGGGCTGTGGGCTGGACAGCAGCAAGAGCTGGTGTTCCTGCGCAACCGCAACCCTGAGCGAGGCAGCATCCAGAACGCCAAGCAGGCCCTCCGCAACATGATCAATTCCTCCTGTGACCAGCCGCTGGGCTACCCCATCTATGTGTCACCGCTTACCACATCTCTGGCTGGTAGCCACCCCCAACTGCGGGCGCTGTGGGGTGGTCCCGTCAGCCTGAGTGCCATTGCCCGATGGCTCTTGCGCAGCTGGGAGAG ACTTCATAAGGGCTGTGGCGCAGGCTGTAACAGCGGTGGGAATGTGGATGACTCGGACTGTGCTGGGGGTGGCGGCCTGACCTCCCTCAGCAGTAACCCCCCCTTGGCACACCCTACGCCTGAGAATACAGCAG GCAGCAGTGAACAGCCCCTCCCACCAGGTCCTAGCTGGGGGCCACGGCCTTCCCTCAGTGGCTCTGGTGATGGGCGGCCTCCTCCTCTGCTGCAGTGGCCTCCCCCTCGGCTCCCTGGACCACCACCTGCTTCACCTGCTCCCACTGAGGGTCCCCGGCCCTCAAGACCTCCTGGCCCTGGTCTCCTCAATTCTGAGGGGCCCAGTGGGAAGTGGAGTCTGGGGGGtcggaagggactgggaggaccTGATGGGGAGCCAGCCTCAGGGAGCCCCAAAGGAGGCACCCCCAAATCTCAG GCCCCTCTAGACCTCAGCCTCAGTCCTGATGTCAGCTCTGAGGCCTCACCCGCCAGAACAACCCAGGACATTCCTTGCTTGGACAGCAGTGTTCCTGAGAGTTGCACACCCTCCGGCGCTCCAGGTGACTGGCCTGTCCCTGTTGAGGAACGAGAGAGTCCAGCTGCCCAGCCCTTGCTGGAACATCAGTACTGA